A window from Bubalus kerabau isolate K-KA32 ecotype Philippines breed swamp buffalo chromosome 5, PCC_UOA_SB_1v2, whole genome shotgun sequence encodes these proteins:
- the CR2 gene encoding complement receptor type 2 isoform X3: protein MGAAGPIWVFLTLLAPGVLGQCKFLPRYPFAKPKIQSDQSEFAVGKTWEYECLPGYFKKSFFVTCLKTSQWSNAQQFCKRKSCTVPRELLHGSVHTPQGIMFGATITFSCDKGYRLIGDTSATCLISDNTVTWDKDLPLCESIPCEPPPAISNGDFQSSNRDYFYYGTVVTYQCHVGQNGKKLFDLLGEKSIYCTSKDNQVGIWNSPPPQCIPVVKCPIPEVENGAMESGFRRSFSLNDSVMFKCKPGFTMKGSNTVWCQPNSKWNPPLPKCFKGCLPPPHTHHGNYNQLDEEFFAVGQEVSYSCEPGYTLIGTNPIQCTSLGTWSHLAPKCEVKSCDDIPNQLLNGRVVAPPNLQLGAEVSFVCDKGYRLNGQSSSQCVSEGMRVFWSNKFPVCERIFCDPPPSIKNGRSSYYSGPVALNSVVTYTCQSAFRLIGERRLFCISKDNVNGIWDKAPPICEYYDRNSVCSEPIVPGGYRSKTSRPPFRHGDAVTFSCNANFTMKGNKTVWCQANRRWGPTPLPTCESDMPLECPSLPTIANGHHTGESVGSFAPGLTVTYSCEPGYLLLGENTIHCLSSGDWSAVAPTCKEAQCEPPRPFLNGQIKRPTSFGVGATVNFSCNEGYRLQGPLSSQCVIFGQRTFWTRMPACEEILCPSPPPILNGRRTGTSSVIFRYGSTVSYTCDPGPEKGVNFILVGERTIRCTTDSQKTGTWSGPAPRCELSVSEVLCPPPQIPRGQISSGQRDQYSYNDTVVFACMFGFTMKGSRAVRCNAQGTWEPSVPVCEKDCQAPPKILNGQKEDRHRVRFDPGTSIKYSCDPGYELVGEESIRCTPDGVWMPTAPTCKVAECEPVGKQVFKKPKNQFIRPDVNSSCDEGYRLGESVYQQCQGTIPWFMEIRLCKDITCPPPPVIYNGVHTGSSSEDVLYGTTVTYTCNPGPEKGVKYNLIGENTIRCISNDQETGIWSGPAPLCKLSLPAVQCSHVHVANGYKISGKEAPYFYNDSVIFKCDDGFILKGSSQVRCKANNTWDPEIPVCEKEAQCQPLEEDVREPPVGSLVVPANTSCQEGYRMMKYAFQKCQDDENRVWFQKIPVCEIIHCQDPPVINNGRYRSVLPGGFQYGNKVFYECDQGFDLLGDKSIQCISDSKGGVSWSGQAPKCLKPPPVTHCPNPEVMHGHKLNKTYSSYSHNDILHIACNPGFIMNGSHLIRCHTNNKWVPGVPTCIKKAFLGCQRPFMISHGNHTGGDLTRFSPGMSILYSCNQGYLLVGEALLLCTHEGTWNRPAPYCKEVNCSFPEHINGIQNGLEPGRMYQYGAVVTLMCEDGYTLEGSPQSQCQEDHRWNPPLAVCKSPSSLAPLIAGFSAGVIALFCLGAVALRMILKHRERNYYTNKNYKEDVHLETLDIYSVDPYSPAN, encoded by the exons ATGGGCGCCGCGGGCCCGATCTGGGTTTTCTTGACTCTTCTCGCGCCGGGGGTCCTCG GTCAGTGTAAATTCCTGCCAAGATATCCTTTTGCTAAGCCTAAAATTCAGAGTGATCAGTCTGAGTTTGCTGTTGGCAAAACTTGGGAATATGAGTGCCTTCCTGGGTATTTCAAGAAGTCATTCTTTGTCACCTGCCTAAAGACCTCCCAGTGGTCAAATGCTCAGCAATTCTGTAAAC GTAAATCATGTACGGTTCCTAGAGAACTCCTCCATGGCTCTGTCCACACACCTCAGGGTATCATGTTTGGGGCAACAATTACATTTTCTTGTGACAAAGG ATATCGACTCATTGGTGACACATCTGCTACATGTCTTATCTCAGACAATACAGTAACCTGGGATAAGGACCTACCCCTTTGTGAAT CTATTCCTTGTGAGCCACCCCCAGCCATCTCTAATGGAGACTTTCAGAGCAGCAATAGAGACTACTTTTACTATGGAACGGTGGTTACTTATCAGTGCCATGTTGGACAGAATGGGAAAAAGCTGTTTGACCTCTTGGGTGAGAAGTCAATATATTGCACCAGCAAAGACAATCAAGTTGGCATCTGGAACAGCCCTCCCCCTCAGTGTATTCCTGTAGTCAAATGCCCAATTCCAGAAGTTGAAAATGGAGCTATGGAATCTGGATTTAGGcgttcattttctttaaatgattCTGTGATGTTTAAGTGTAAGCCTGGCTTTACCATGAAAGGCAGCAACACAGTATGGTGCCAACCAAACAGCAAATGGAATCCTCCACTGCCAAAGTGCTTCAAGG GGTGTCTACCACCTCCACATACCCACCATGGTAATTATAACCAACTGGATGAGGAATTCTTTGCAGTTGGACAGGAAGTGTCCTACAGCTGTGAGCCTGGCTACACTCTCATTGGAACTAACCCTATACAATGTACATCCTTGGGAACTTGGAGCCATCTAGCACCCAAATGTGAAG tGAAATCATGTGATGACATTCCAAACCAACTTCTCAATGGTCGTGTGGTAGCTCCTCCTAATCTCCAGCTTGGGGCAGAGGTTTCATTTGTTTGTGATAAAGG GTACCGGTTAAATGGCCAGTCTTCTAGTCAGTGTGTCTCAGAAGGAATGAGAGTTTTCTGGAGTAATAAATTTCCTGTCTGTGAAC ggattttttgtgacccccctCCTTCTATCAAAAATGGACGCAGTAGTTATTATTCTGGTCCTGTAGCGCTTAATTCTGTGGTGACCTATACATGTCAGAGTGCCTTCCGCCTCATTGGAGAAAGACGTCTTTTTTGTATAAGTAAAGACAATGTGAATGGAATCTGGGATAAAGCTCCTCCTATCTGTGAATATTATGATAGAAATTCTGTTTGCTCTGAACCCATAGTACCAGGGGGATATCGAAGTAAAACATCTAGACCACCATTCAGACACGGTGATGCTGTGACATTTTCCTGTAATGCCAATTTCACCATGAAAGGAAACAAAACCGTTTGGTGCCAAGCGAATAGAAGGTGGGGTCCGACACCATTACCAACCTGTGAGAGTG ATATGCCCCTGGAGTGTCCTTCACTTCCCACAATTGCCAATGGGCATCACACAGGGGAGAGTGTTGGCTCCTTTGCTCCAGGATTGACTGTGACCTACAGTTGTGAACCTGGTTATTTACTTCTTGGAGAAAACACCATTCACTGTTTGTCTTCGGGAGACTGGAGTGCTGTTGCTCCCACATGTAAAG AGGCACAGTGTGAACCTCCACGACCATTTCTCAATGGGCAGATAAAGAGGCCCACTAGTTTTGGGGTTGGTGCAACTGTGAACTTTTCCTGTAATGAAGG GTATCGGTTACAAGGACCACTTTCTAGTCAGTGTGTAATTTTTGGACAGCGTACTTTTTGGACCAGGATGCCAGCATGTGAAG aaattCTTTGCCCATCACCTCCTCCTATACTCAATGGAAGACGTACAGGCACCTCTTCAGTGATCTTTCGATATGGAAGCACAGTCAGTTACACCTGTGACCCGGGCCCAGAGAAAGGAGTGAACTTCATCCTCGTTGGGGAGAGAACTATCCGTTGTACCACCGATAGTCAGAAGACTGGGACCTGGAGCGGACCTGCCCCACGCTGTGAACTTTCTGTTTCTGAGGTTTTGTGTCCACCTCCTCAGATTCCAAGAGGCCAAATATCATCTGGGCAGAGAGATCAATATTCCTATAATGACACTGTGGTATTTGCTTGCATGTTTGGCTTTACCATGAAGGGTAGCAGGGCAGTCCGATGTAATGCCCAAGGCACATGGGAACCATCAGTACCAGTCTGTGAAAAGG ATTGTCAAGCCCCTCCTAAAATCCTCAATGGGCAAAAGGAAGACAGACACAGGGTTCGCTTTGACCCTGGGACATCCATAAAATACAGCTGTGACCCTGGCTATGAGCTGGTGGGAGAAGAATCCATACGTTGTACCCCTGATGGAGTGTGGATGCCTACTGCTCCCACATGCAAAG tggcAGAATGTGAACCTGTTGGAAAGCAAGTCTTTAAAAAACCCAAGAACCAATTTATTAGACCAGATGTTAACTCTTCTTGTGATGAAGG GTACCGACTGGGTGAAAGTGTTTATCAGCAGTGTCAAGGCACAATTCCTTGGTTTATGGAAATTCGTCTTTGTAAAG ATATCACCTGCCCACCACCTCCTGTTATCTACAATGGAGTACACACAGGCAGCTCTTCAGAAGATGTCCTGTATGGAACTACAGTCACTTACACATGTAACCCTGGGCCAGAGAAAGGAGTGAAGTACAACCTCATTGGGGAGAACACAATTCGTTGTATAAGCAATGATCAAGAGACAGGCATCTGGAGTGGCCCTGCTCCTCTCTGTAAACTCTCCCTCCCTGCTGTTCAATGCTCGCATGTCCATGTTGCAAATGGATACAAGATATCTGGAAAGGAAGCTCCATATTTCTACAATGACAGTGTGATATTCAAGTGTGATGATGGATTTATTTTGAAGGGCAGCAGTCAGGTTCGTTGCAAAGCCAATAACACCTGGGATCCTGAAATACCAGTTTGTGAAAAAG AAGCACAATGCCAACCTTTGGAAGAAGATGTTCGAGAACCTCCAGTTGGTTCACTCGTGGTACCAGCTAATACATCTTGCCAAGAGGG GTACCGGATGATGAAATACGCTTTTCAGAAATGTCAAGATGATGAAAATAGGGTTTGGTTCCAAAAGATTCCAGTTTGtgaaa TTATCCACTGTCAGGATCCACCAGTGATTAACAATGGGAGGTACAGGAGTGTGCTGCCAGGAGGCTTTCAATATGGAAACAAAGTCTTTTATGAATGTGATCAAGGATTTGATCTCCTGGGAGATAAAAGTATACAATGCATAAGTGATTCTAAAGGAGGTGTATCTTGGAGTGGACAAGCCCCGAAGTGCTTAAAACCTCCTCCTGTGACTCACTGCCCTAACCCAGAAGTCATGCATGGACACAAGCTAAATAAAACCTATTCTTCATATTCCCACAATGACATATTACATATTGCCTGCAATCCCGGCTTCATCATGAATGGCAGTCACTTGATTAGATGCCATACCAACAACAAATGGGTTCCAGGTGTACCAACTTGCATCAAAAAGG CTTTCTTAGGCTGTCAACGTCCATTTATGATCTCCCATGGAAATCATACTGGTGGAGACTTAACACGATTTTCTCCTGGAATGTCAATCCTGTACAGCTGCAACCAAGGCTATCTGCTTGTGGGAGAGGCACTCCTTCTTTGCACACATGAAGGAACCTGGAACCGACCTGCCCCGTATTGTAAAG AGGTGAACTGTAGCTTCCCAgaacatataaatggaatccagAATGGGCTGGAGCCTGGAAGAATGTATCAATATGGAGCTGTTGTCACTTTAATGTGTGAAGATGGGTATACCCTAGAAGGCAGTCCCCAGAGCCAGTGTCAGGAAGATCACCGATGGAACCCTCCCTTGGCTGTTTGCAAATCACCCA GTTCACTTGCTCCTCTTATTGCTG
- the CR2 gene encoding complement receptor type 2 isoform X4: protein MGAAGPIWVFLTLLAPGVLGIFCDPPPSIKNGRSSYYSGPVALNSVVTYTCQSAFRLIGERRLFCISKDNVNGIWDKAPPICEYYDRNSVCSEPIVPGGYRSKTSRPPFRHGDAVTFSCNANFTMKGNKTVWCQANRRWGPTPLPTCESDMPLECPSLPTIANGHHTGESVGSFAPGLTVTYSCEPGYLLLGENTIHCLSSGDWSAVAPTCKEAQCEPPRPFLNGQIKRPTSFGVGATVNFSCNEGYRLQGPLSSQCVIFGQRTFWTRMPACEEILCPSPPPILNGRRTGTSSVIFRYGSTVSYTCDPGPEKGVNFILVGERTIRCTTDSQKTGTWSGPAPRCELSVSEVLCPPPQIPRGQISSGQRDQYSYNDTVVFACMFGFTMKGSRAVRCNAQGTWEPSVPVCEKDCQAPPKILNGQKEDRHRVRFDPGTSIKYSCDPGYELVGEESIRCTPDGVWMPTAPTCKVAECEPVGKQVFKKPKNQFIRPDVNSSCDEGYRLGESVYQQCQGTIPWFMEIRLCKDITCPPPPVIYNGVHTGSSSEDVLYGTTVTYTCNPGPEKGVKYNLIGENTIRCISNDQETGIWSGPAPLCKLSLPAVQCSHVHVANGYKISGKEAPYFYNDSVIFKCDDGFILKGSSQVRCKANNTWDPEIPVCEKGCQPPSGLHHGQHTGGNRVLFVSGMTVDYTCDLGYLLVGNRSIHCMPSGNWSPSVPRCEEAQCQPLEEDVREPPVGSLVVPANTSCQEGYRMMKYAFQKCQDDENRVWFQKIPVCEIIHCQDPPVINNGRYRSVLPGGFQYGNKVFYECDQGFDLLGDKSIQCISDSKGGVSWSGQAPKCLKPPPVTHCPNPEVMHGHKLNKTYSSYSHNDILHIACNPGFIMNGSHLIRCHTNNKWVPGVPTCIKKAFLGCQRPFMISHGNHTGGDLTRFSPGMSILYSCNQGYLLVGEALLLCTHEGTWNRPAPYCKEVNCSFPEHINGIQNGLEPGRMYQYGAVVTLMCEDGYTLEGSPQSQCQEDHRWNPPLAVCKSPSSLAPLIAGFSAGVIALFCLGAVALRMILKHRERNYYTNKNYKEDVHLETLDIYSVDPYSPAN, encoded by the exons ATGGGCGCCGCGGGCCCGATCTGGGTTTTCTTGACTCTTCTCGCGCCGGGGGTCCTCG ggattttttgtgacccccctCCTTCTATCAAAAATGGACGCAGTAGTTATTATTCTGGTCCTGTAGCGCTTAATTCTGTGGTGACCTATACATGTCAGAGTGCCTTCCGCCTCATTGGAGAAAGACGTCTTTTTTGTATAAGTAAAGACAATGTGAATGGAATCTGGGATAAAGCTCCTCCTATCTGTGAATATTATGATAGAAATTCTGTTTGCTCTGAACCCATAGTACCAGGGGGATATCGAAGTAAAACATCTAGACCACCATTCAGACACGGTGATGCTGTGACATTTTCCTGTAATGCCAATTTCACCATGAAAGGAAACAAAACCGTTTGGTGCCAAGCGAATAGAAGGTGGGGTCCGACACCATTACCAACCTGTGAGAGTG ATATGCCCCTGGAGTGTCCTTCACTTCCCACAATTGCCAATGGGCATCACACAGGGGAGAGTGTTGGCTCCTTTGCTCCAGGATTGACTGTGACCTACAGTTGTGAACCTGGTTATTTACTTCTTGGAGAAAACACCATTCACTGTTTGTCTTCGGGAGACTGGAGTGCTGTTGCTCCCACATGTAAAG AGGCACAGTGTGAACCTCCACGACCATTTCTCAATGGGCAGATAAAGAGGCCCACTAGTTTTGGGGTTGGTGCAACTGTGAACTTTTCCTGTAATGAAGG GTATCGGTTACAAGGACCACTTTCTAGTCAGTGTGTAATTTTTGGACAGCGTACTTTTTGGACCAGGATGCCAGCATGTGAAG aaattCTTTGCCCATCACCTCCTCCTATACTCAATGGAAGACGTACAGGCACCTCTTCAGTGATCTTTCGATATGGAAGCACAGTCAGTTACACCTGTGACCCGGGCCCAGAGAAAGGAGTGAACTTCATCCTCGTTGGGGAGAGAACTATCCGTTGTACCACCGATAGTCAGAAGACTGGGACCTGGAGCGGACCTGCCCCACGCTGTGAACTTTCTGTTTCTGAGGTTTTGTGTCCACCTCCTCAGATTCCAAGAGGCCAAATATCATCTGGGCAGAGAGATCAATATTCCTATAATGACACTGTGGTATTTGCTTGCATGTTTGGCTTTACCATGAAGGGTAGCAGGGCAGTCCGATGTAATGCCCAAGGCACATGGGAACCATCAGTACCAGTCTGTGAAAAGG ATTGTCAAGCCCCTCCTAAAATCCTCAATGGGCAAAAGGAAGACAGACACAGGGTTCGCTTTGACCCTGGGACATCCATAAAATACAGCTGTGACCCTGGCTATGAGCTGGTGGGAGAAGAATCCATACGTTGTACCCCTGATGGAGTGTGGATGCCTACTGCTCCCACATGCAAAG tggcAGAATGTGAACCTGTTGGAAAGCAAGTCTTTAAAAAACCCAAGAACCAATTTATTAGACCAGATGTTAACTCTTCTTGTGATGAAGG GTACCGACTGGGTGAAAGTGTTTATCAGCAGTGTCAAGGCACAATTCCTTGGTTTATGGAAATTCGTCTTTGTAAAG ATATCACCTGCCCACCACCTCCTGTTATCTACAATGGAGTACACACAGGCAGCTCTTCAGAAGATGTCCTGTATGGAACTACAGTCACTTACACATGTAACCCTGGGCCAGAGAAAGGAGTGAAGTACAACCTCATTGGGGAGAACACAATTCGTTGTATAAGCAATGATCAAGAGACAGGCATCTGGAGTGGCCCTGCTCCTCTCTGTAAACTCTCCCTCCCTGCTGTTCAATGCTCGCATGTCCATGTTGCAAATGGATACAAGATATCTGGAAAGGAAGCTCCATATTTCTACAATGACAGTGTGATATTCAAGTGTGATGATGGATTTATTTTGAAGGGCAGCAGTCAGGTTCGTTGCAAAGCCAATAACACCTGGGATCCTGAAATACCAGTTTGTGAAAAAG GCTGTCAGCCACCCTCTGGGCTCCACCATGGTCAGCATACAGGTGGAAATAGGGTCCTCTTTGTCTCTGGGATGACTGTAGACTACACCTGTGACCTTGGTTACTTGCTTGTGGGAAACAGATCCATTCATTGTATGCCTTCAGGAAATTGGAGTCCGTCTGTCCCTCGGTGTGAAG AAGCACAATGCCAACCTTTGGAAGAAGATGTTCGAGAACCTCCAGTTGGTTCACTCGTGGTACCAGCTAATACATCTTGCCAAGAGGG GTACCGGATGATGAAATACGCTTTTCAGAAATGTCAAGATGATGAAAATAGGGTTTGGTTCCAAAAGATTCCAGTTTGtgaaa TTATCCACTGTCAGGATCCACCAGTGATTAACAATGGGAGGTACAGGAGTGTGCTGCCAGGAGGCTTTCAATATGGAAACAAAGTCTTTTATGAATGTGATCAAGGATTTGATCTCCTGGGAGATAAAAGTATACAATGCATAAGTGATTCTAAAGGAGGTGTATCTTGGAGTGGACAAGCCCCGAAGTGCTTAAAACCTCCTCCTGTGACTCACTGCCCTAACCCAGAAGTCATGCATGGACACAAGCTAAATAAAACCTATTCTTCATATTCCCACAATGACATATTACATATTGCCTGCAATCCCGGCTTCATCATGAATGGCAGTCACTTGATTAGATGCCATACCAACAACAAATGGGTTCCAGGTGTACCAACTTGCATCAAAAAGG CTTTCTTAGGCTGTCAACGTCCATTTATGATCTCCCATGGAAATCATACTGGTGGAGACTTAACACGATTTTCTCCTGGAATGTCAATCCTGTACAGCTGCAACCAAGGCTATCTGCTTGTGGGAGAGGCACTCCTTCTTTGCACACATGAAGGAACCTGGAACCGACCTGCCCCGTATTGTAAAG AGGTGAACTGTAGCTTCCCAgaacatataaatggaatccagAATGGGCTGGAGCCTGGAAGAATGTATCAATATGGAGCTGTTGTCACTTTAATGTGTGAAGATGGGTATACCCTAGAAGGCAGTCCCCAGAGCCAGTGTCAGGAAGATCACCGATGGAACCCTCCCTTGGCTGTTTGCAAATCACCCA GTTCACTTGCTCCTCTTATTGCTG